TGATCACCGGAGCCACCCAGGTTCCGGAAGGCGCCGGGACCCTGAGCTGATCGAGGAGCTGACGATGACCGACCTGAGCCTGCCGCCGCGTTTCGCGCCGGTGCACAACCGCTACGTCCTGCCGTCGTTCGTCGAGCGCACCTCGTACGGGGTGAAGGAGTCGAACCCGTACAACAAGCTCTTCGAGGACCGGATCATCTTCCTCGGCGTCCAGGTCGACGACGCGTCGGCCAACGACGTGATGGCGCAGCTGCTGACGCTCGAGGGCACCGACCCGGACCGCGACATCATCATGTACATCAACTCGCCGGGTGGCTCGTTCACCGCGATGACGGCGATCTACGACACCATGCAGTACGTCCGGCCGGACATCCAGACGGTCTGCCTCGGCCAGGCGGCCAGCGCCGCCTCGGTGCTGCTCGCGGCCGGTACGCCGGGCAAGCGGATGGCCCTGCCGAACTCGCGGATCATCATGCACCAGCCGGCCACCGAGGGTGGCTACGGCCAGGGCTCGGACATCGAGATCCAGGCCCGCGAGATCCTCCGGATGCGTACGCAGCTGGAGGAGATGTACTCCAAGCACTGCAACCAGCCGGTGGACAAGGTCCGCAAGGACATCGACCGGGACAAGATCCTTACGGCGGAGGAGGCCCGCGAGTACGGCGTGGTCGACACCATCCTGACCAGCCGTAAGAAGGGTCTGCTGGCCGCCAACGCCGCCAGCTGAGTAGTAGGGGTCAGAGGTCGGCCCGGGGGTGCGCCCCTGGCCGACCTCTGACACACCCGGTTTTGGGGGTCGGAGAAACCCCCGGCAGCGGGTAACGTCGGGTCTGTGCCCCTTCGCTGGGTCGGACCGGCGAGTGCAGACACGGACACGGGGATCACGGACACGGGGATCAACGTCCGCAAGCCAGGGCCGGCGTGCCGGCCGACGAGTGCAGGGAGAACGTAGGTGGCACGGATCGGTGACGGCGGCGACCTACTGAAGTGCTCTTTCTGCGGCAAGTCGCAGAAGCAGGTCAAGAAGCTCATCGCGGGCCCTGGGGTCTACATCTGCGACGAGTGCATCGACCTCTGTAACGAGATCATCGAAGAGGAGTTGGCCGAGTCCGGCGAGGTGAAGTGGGAAGAGCTTCCCAAGCCGATGGAGATCTGCCAGTTCCTCGACAACTACGTCGTCGGCCAGGACCAGGCCAAGAAGGCCCTGGCGGTGGCGGTCTACAACCACTACAAGCGGATCCAGGCCGAGGCGGCCGGCGCGCCGGGCTCCGGCAGCGACGCCGTCGAGCTGGCCAAGTCCAACATCCTGCTCATCGGGCCGACGGGCTGCGGCAAGACCCACCTCGCGCAGACCCTCGCCCGGATGCTCAACGTCCCGTTCGCCATTGCCGACGCCACCGCGCTCACCGAGGCGGGCTACGTCGGCGAGGACGTCGAGAACATCCTCCTCAAGCTGATCCAGGCCGCCGACTACGACATCAAGCGCGCCGAGACGGGCATCATCTACATCGACGAGGTCGACAAGATCGCCCGTAAGTCCGAGAACCCC
The nucleotide sequence above comes from Micromonospora pallida. Encoded proteins:
- a CDS encoding ATP-dependent Clp protease proteolytic subunit, with the protein product MTDLSLPPRFAPVHNRYVLPSFVERTSYGVKESNPYNKLFEDRIIFLGVQVDDASANDVMAQLLTLEGTDPDRDIIMYINSPGGSFTAMTAIYDTMQYVRPDIQTVCLGQAASAASVLLAAGTPGKRMALPNSRIIMHQPATEGGYGQGSDIEIQAREILRMRTQLEEMYSKHCNQPVDKVRKDIDRDKILTAEEAREYGVVDTILTSRKKGLLAANAAS